agccctctctcccctatcccttcccccccagccctctccctacccttccccccagccctctccccctaccccccttccccccctgccctctcccctaccccgtccaccccagccctctccctacccccgtccacccctgccctctcccctaccccgtccaccccagccctctcccctacccccgtccacccctgccctctccccctacccccttccccccagccctctcccctaccccttcccccagccctctcccctacccccttccccccagccctctccccaaccccttccccccagcccctctcccctaccccgtccacccctgccctctcccctaccccctccacccctgccctctcccctaccgcttctcccccctcccctaccccttcttccccctcccctaccccttctccccctcccctacccccttcccctcattgcCAGTGGAGACATCGCCTAAGTGGCAGTTTCACGGAAGTGGAGATTGCCGAGAGCTTTACGGGGTCGGAGTCAGTGGCCCGCGGTTTCATGGCAGCGCCGAATGGAAAGAGACCCAcgccgggggaagggggggtggcatgggtgtcttcccccttccctctccccggtACACCAGTGCAACCCCCTGCACTGGTGTACCGGGgggcgagagtgagagggggagagtgcgGGAGCGTgactgagtgaatgagtaagaaaGCGAGTAGGGAAGGGAGTGTTTAGGAAGTGTGTAAGGTAGTGATTGattgattgctagatagataggcatgtacgtagtagatagatagatagatagatagatagatagatgggtagggtgatgaatagatggatggatagggtgatggatagatggatggatagggtgatggatagatggagagataggatacatatatagctaaagagagagagagagagagagagagagagagagagagagagagagagagagagagagagagagagagagagagagagagagaaagggaaagagagaaatgatgcAAATAGGGATGGGGAGACCTATATGAAGGTATTATATTCTAATGTTTAGAAAAGATTGCTTAGACTCCTTGCTTTTGGTTTCGATTTTGGGAAATACACCAGATTTGAAAGACATTGCTACCCGTGCGAAGGATCACCgtgaaaagagggagacgaaaaaaaaaagaataacgaaaatatCCCTAGTTCCCGGGAAGctgctttcacccccccccctcctccctccttttgtaATTTTCTGACGATGATTAGACCTTGACCTTCCCGGTGGGTTAAATCTTGGCGAACTCGGCTGCTTTTCCCATGCACTCATGGATTTTCATGGCTGGCGACGACCTAAATAGCCTGGCGGCGCCCCGACCAGTATGGCAGGAgatggcaggaggagagagaaaatgatcaggaaatgaggggagggaaaagagaggggggggtgagggagaggcgttGGCGGGGTGGTGGTGACGTGATGGTGGCGGTGTGATGATGGGATGTGATGGTGGGATGTGTGGGAATAATGCAGGTGGGGGTGAATAAACAtacgagaaagggggagaaacggGAGATGTGAGgctgtggtgtggtgtggtggtgaagaAATATGGGAGACCtcattttattaatgtatttgtgtatatttattgtgattttaattccttatttatctatatcacagGCATATGGTTTGGAAATCGTTATTGACGTTTTATTGCACGAATtgattagtctgtgtgtgtgtgtgtgtgtgtgtgtgtgtgtgtgtgtgtgtgtgtgtgtatgtgtgtgtgtctgtgtctgtgtctgtgtctgtgtgtctgtgcatgcataTGCCTTTGTACGTGGTTATTATATCTGCATTTTGTCCAGAAATGACAGTCATGCGTTTATGACAGAACCAAGAAAGTTGTGCTTATTAACCACTTATAAAGGCTGGCGCTTTCTCGGAAAAAATTACGggcgagagaaaaaaggggatatATTTTGCAAaaagaacctttttttcttctcttttctccgccctctccccctcctttcactttccctGCTCGCGTAACTGTCCCTCGTTAACGTCGCGTCGCTCAGAAGTCCCGCCCGGGAGAATATTGGATGACGAGGCTTAATAAGGCCAGCAAGACAGCCTTCAGTTAATGAGCGAGTCATTATGTTAATGTGTCATTTGAATGCAGGCGAGACTGAGACGACTCAGCCACAATAACGCCAACAAAGGACCGCAGAACCAGCCAGGTGTGGCGACGGCGGCCAAGAAAGGGAAattggaggaaagaaaggaggggagggctggAAAAGGGGCGGAGGAAGCCCAGGCCATGTGATCGCGTAATTCTGGGGAATGTCTGTCACTTACACcttgcatacacaaacatgcacacataaccaagaaggggagcaggggagaCTGGAGGTCAGTCTCGTAATttaggtaaatatatgtattcatatgtatgtaaacgcgCCCACATGCACTTGCACTCATGTACGCATATATTGAATGTCATTTAAGTACTTGCGTttgacgtatatatgtacatgtaagtggAGGTATGTGTGGTGTAAAACTGAAagtgagaaagacgaaagaagagtgGTGCTGATAGACGCGTGTTACTTTAACACATTTCACGGTCTCGTGGACGCATGCAGCTCATGTTGACGTTATCAGCCGGCGCGTGATTGTTTTTTCTCCGCGAATGTTTTCTTGGCTCTCGGAGCGCTGGAGTGGGAAAGGCGCATTCGGGGAATTGTTTTCAAACGATTTTTTCTTTACGTTGGATGTGCTGTGATACACGCATGTTTAATTCCTTTTCGCTGCGACTGGGAGTGCAACCAGACGTAATGAAGTTGCATTTGATTTTGGACTTTTGTGTCATGTTCACGCATCagccgtttctttcttttttcagtcaGTCTTGGTGTTATCTCATGGCACCAGGACACGAGGCCGCTTCCGTTCTCAGAATTCCCAAAAGCAGTTGATGGAGAAGCGACTTTGTCAGTGTTGCTCAAAACCATTAACCTCTGAGAGGCTTTTGCTTCCACACTGCGAGCGCTTCCACACTGGCTTGTGCACGCACCTTGGGCGCAGCTTCCCGTTAGCTATAGTTTGTGTTGCATATACACTGGCACGTATTTAAAGAAATTTGTTGCGTGTTTGCAAATGTATCAGAGAACGCTCTCTGAAGGCTTGAACGCAATTGATTTGTACCACCGCGAGTTTTTTCGATGTTAGTTCGATGGTTATTTTGGACTTTGTTAGAGAGTGGTTTGCGGGAGGGGCAGTTTGACACCCGAGCGAGGCTTGGCAGCATTCGTGGGGTAGTTAACGGTTGCATCCCGGGGGCGTAGGATCTCCTGGGGAGCATAGTTCTGACTGACCATCGTTGTGGTGTGATGTGATGAACAAAGGTTCTATACTAGACCCTTTTTGGTGATATGCCCTGCTCTTTGAAGGCGCGGAGAGGgctgggagaaaggagaaaggaaaatgacctAATGTAGACTACATGAGCTAGCCATTGCTGCTTAACCACGCCCaaccttgcccctccccttctctctcctcgcctgcccccctcctcccctcgcctcatcCCCTGCTCCCCTCGTTcacgcctccacttcctcccgaCCCCACCCGGTGCCTCAAACCATCACGATGGGTCAAGAGGTCAAGGGCACTCGCGATCGACTCTAGGATTCTGGAAATGTGAATAAATGATCCATCTGGCATTCTGATTCGCCGCGCTGTAGTGGCTTCTTTGTTGCAGTGCTGATGgcaatgtatatctatttaccgcTTCgtgtgctctctgtctctctctctctctctctctctctctctctctctctctctctctctctctctctctctctctctctctctctctctctctctctctctctctctctctctctgtgtgtgtgtgtgtgtgtgtgtgtgtgtgtgtgtgtgtgtgtgtgtgtgtgtgtgtgtgtgtgtgtgtgtgtgtgtgtgtgtgtgtgtgtgtgtgtatctgtgtgtgtatctgtgtgtgtatctgtgtgtgtatctgtgtgtttttgtgtgcgtgtgtgtaggtcgGTGTGGATGTGTAGATGGGGGGGTAGACACAAAACtcgctcttttttcattttcttttctttttttattttccctctaaTTATGGTACTGCATGAAGCGTGATTTAACCCACAAGGTAATGTGCTGTCCGACAAATATATGCTTGGACAGCAGATTACTTCTGCTTACTCTGCATATGCGTCGGCagatctctctttccttacttctTCATCCTCGCTGCACGtgactgcatctctctctctctctctctctctctctctctctctctctctctctccctctccctctctctctgtctctgtctctctctctctctcttcttctctctctctttctttctctttctctctcttctttctctcttctttctctttttctttctttctcattttctttctctctttttctttctctctttttctttctctctctttttctttctctctctctttctctcgctctttttctttctctctctctttttcttttctctctttttctttctctctctctggttttctttctctttctctttctcttttttctctttctctctcttttttttctctctttctctttctctctctctttcttccgctattttttttctctttctctttcttgctctctctctctttcttcctctctctttctctctcttctctctctgctctctttcttgctctctcttgctctctctttctctcttgctctctctttctctcttgctctctctttctctcttgctctctctttctctcttgctctctctttctctcttgctctctctttctctcttgctctctctttctctcttgctctctctttctctcttgctctctctttctctcttgctctctctctctcttgctctctctctctctcttgctcgctctctctctctctctttctctcgtgctctcttctcttgctctcttctctctctttctctcttgctctctcttgctctctctcttctctcttgctctctctctcttctctctctctttctctctgctctcttcttctctctctcttgctctctctctcctcttgctctctttctctcctcttgctctctctctctcctcttgctctctctctcccctgctcgctctctctctctcttgctctctctctctctcttgctctctctctctctcttgctctctctctctctctcttgctctctctctctctctttctctctctctcttgctctctcgctctctctctctctctctctctctctctctccctctccctcccctctccctctcctctctctctctctctctctctctctctctcttctctctctctcttctctctctctctctctctctctcttcctctctctctcttgctctctttctctctctctctctctttctctctctcttgctctctttctctctctcttgctctctttctctctctcttgctctctttctctctctcttgctctctttctctctctcttgctctctttctctctctcttgctctctttctctctctcttgctctctttctctcgctctttcttctctcttctctctttgctctctcttctctctctctttctctctctctctttctctctctctttctttcttgctctctttctctcttctctctctctctctctctctctttgcttcctttctctctctcttgctctctttctttctctctcttgctctcttctctttctctctctgctctctttcttctctctctctctctctctctctctctctctctctctctctctctctctctctctctctctctctctctctctctctctctctctctctctctctctctctctctctctctctctctctccctccctctctctctctctcctctccctccctctccctccctctccctccctctccctccttccctccttccttctctccttctctctccgtctctctctctctctctctctctctctctctctctctctctctctctctctctctctctctctctctctctctctctctctctctctctctcctctctccctctctccctccccctctccctctccccctctctccccctctcccccctctctccctctctctatccacctcttccttaacttcctccttctcaacttcctctctctcctggtccttctctcctccctctaatcctaatctctccctccaactctcccctctcctctaactctctctctctctctctctctctctctctctctctctctctctctctctctctctctctctctctctctctctctctctctctctctctctcctccctccctcctctccctccctccctccctcccctctctctttctctctctctctctctctctctcttgcctctctctctctcttgctctctctctctctttctctctctctcttgttttgctctctctctctctctctttctttttcgtctctctctttttcttggtctttttcgctttgtctttctcttttcgtggtcttccttctctttttttctctcttgccctctctttctttttctcttgctctctctttctttgcctcttgctctcttttcttttctgtttctggcccttctttcttgttttggtttctttctgctctgtttgttctctcttgctctttttgtttctttcgtgcttttctttcttttctcattctctttctttctttctatttctctctttgtcttctctttctctttctctctctctctctctctctctctctctctctctctctctctctctctctctctctctctctaacccattcctttctctctctctctctttctctctctctctctctctctctctctctcttccctcctcctcctccctccctccctccctcccttccctccctccctccctccctccctccctctctccctctctctccctctctctccccctcactccctctctctctctctctctctctccctctctcctccctctctctctccctctctctcctctctccttcttctctctctctctctctctctctctctctctctctctctctctctctcctctctctctctctctctctctctctctctcccccaccctctctctctccctcccctccctctctctccctccccctctcttcctccccctcccctcttccctctctctccctctctccctcccctccctctctccctccctccccctccctctctccctcctccccctctcctttccctcccatccctctccctccctccctccctccctctctccctctcctctccctctccctctccctccctctccctctccctctccctctccctctccctctccctctccctctctctctctctctctctctctctctctctctctctctctctctctctctctctctctctctctctctctctctctctctctctctctctctctctctctgtgtgtgtgtatcctcctcctttctccaccctccccatcctttccttttcctttttttcattcgttctcttccctttacttcctcaaattttcctttcgtcttcatcctttcttttctttttcctctgtttccttttcttttcttccttttccttcttttttctaacCTATcccatttttactttcattttcttctctttcctgccatctttcccttatctttctccttattatatttccttgttttcccttcccctttcttcccttcccttcaccttgcttcactcttctccccaccccacctgttCCCTGCTTCATCAGGGTAGTGGAACACCTTAGTAAATTGGACTTTGTAACTTATTTGTATTAGATTCCATATTTCCAACCTTGATGCTGAAAGTCTTAAAACCATTCTCAAACTGTTGTTCCAATATCAGGAAGTTTCCCTATGATGAAGTTAAAGTATATTATGAGACTGGCTAATGGAAATTTTGTTTATCCTTCCAGGGAGAACCAGCCGATGAGACTACACTGGGATAATGGAGGACAACAGCAAACGACAGGGCACCAGGTGAGAGGCTAGTGTTAGAGGTAATGAGATTCCTTTATATGAAGCTCAGGGATTCTAATGCTGGGTAGCTGGTAAAGGGGGAAGATGTGTGATAATAAGCATGCAGTTTAAATCTATCGTAATGGGGCCAGAATTTTCTGTGATGCAATCATTACACTGCAGTCTAGCTTTTCTGGCAGGGCATGTCCTCTGTACAGCTGGTCAGTCCGCTCACATAGTCATAACGCGTATACAAGTCATGTCATTTCCTCATGATGGCTATTGGTGTGCCTGTTAGTAAGTGGTTAAGGGAAGTTCCTTTGGGATGTGAGAGATCTTTGGTATGTAGGTATGATTCTTATGGGGTTTTCTATTAAAGTAATTCAATTGAAGGTGATAAGAAGTGCATTGTGTGTAGAGTTCATGATGTATAATGGTTgatagatgaagggagaagaggatgttTGGGCATGAATAATAGGGAGTTTTACAAATTAAAAGGGAGGTTTACTTAGTGATGGCACATACTTTTAAGGGATATCCCACTCACGCCGGGTACATTGTatagccaaaataaaaaaatccgggcggctacaaaaatcggcgggcggagcacccccggagtctgtccgcccgccggcCGCGGCCCGCTGCTGAGCGGAGCGCGACCCCgacacagcgtcacactggcgggacgcgcggagtgtttatttttttcgggtgtctcagaTATGGGACACCCGGCCAGAACCAGCATATAACTTGAATAAGATATAAATTTCAGTAGGTACTGAAATTaaaagcataaatatatagaaaataaaacatgttCATAATGATCTGTattgtgtatattgatatatactatatcatGAATAGTTATTGTAATGGTATGTATTGATCTGTATTACAGCTTTTGGCTGCTATATTCTGTTGATAAATTTGAATTTCATGACATGatgttattttgtttcttattaatTTCAGAGTATTTAAGAAGAGTTCTCCAAATGGGAAAATTACAGTTTATTTAGGAAAGAGAGATTTTGTGGATCACATCACACATGTAGATCCAATAGGTAAGTTGAAATGTGGTTGTACTGGAAACTTCTATTGTAATTGGAATCTTTATCAGAAATAGCACACATAGATAATTAGTTCATATGCATTATTATGGATTGATTTATTTAAAAACACACATGCGCCTTTAAAATAAACTAATTACTTTTCATTACAGATGGGGTAGTACTCATTGATCCAGAGTATTTGAAGGATCGGAAAGTATTTGGTCACGTTTTGGCTGCTTTCCGATATGGCCGCGAAGACTTGGATGTCCTGGGCCTCACCTTTCGCAAGGACCTTTACCTGGCCTCAGAACAGATCTTCCCTCTGGACCCCAATAACAAGAGGCCTCTCACAAGGTTACAGGTAGGATAGATTGAAAATCTGAATTTCACACCTGCACTGTAAGTTTCAGTTGATACCTTTTCTATACAGCTGTGGGATTTCATGCAGAGAAACTTACATATACGAAATTACTTATGGTATTACTAGTTTGTTGATTATCagcactttgatatatatatatatatatgtatatgtatatgtatatgtatatgtatatgtatatgtatatgtatatgtatatgtatatgtatatgtatatatatatatatatatatatatatatatatatatatatatatatatatatatatatatatatatatatatatatatacacatttcatgCATAGGTCTTGTGCAAAATAAATTATCActtgttttttcttccatttcttttcttactttttatcattatattttttctcgtaCGTACCACCCATATACTTGCACATGAACATGCATgaagtgcacatgcacacatgcacaattacacatgcacatacacatgtacatgcatgtacacatatacatgcacatacacatatacatgcacatacacatatacatgcacatacacatatacatgcacatacacagatacatgcacatacacagatacatgcacataaacatgtgtgcacatacacatatatgtgcacatgcacatatacattgacatacacatatacattgacacacatatacattgacatacacatatacattgacatacacatgtacatgcacatacatatatacatgcacatgtacatgcacatgcacatgcacatacagatacacacacacacacacacacacacacacacacacacacacacacacacacacaaacacacacacacacacacacacacacacacacacacacacacacacacacacacaaatatacatacacatacacacacacatacatatacatacacacacacatacatatacatacacacatacacacaaatatacatattcattcacatacacacaaatatacatactcattcacatacacacaaatatacatactcattcacatacacacaaatatacatactcattcacatacacacagatatacatactcattcacatacacatgcatatacacacatgtacatgcatctacatacacttatgtttatgtacatgtatacatatatatatatatctttctttctttctttctttctttctttctttctttctttctttctttctttctttctttctttctttctctctctctctctctctctctctctctctctctctctctctctctctctctctctctctctctctctctctctctctctctctctctctctctctctttctctctttctctctttctctctttctctctttctctctttctctctttctctctttctctctctctttctctctctctttctctctctctttctctctctctttctctttcttcctttctctctctctctctctctcgctctctctctctctctctctctctctctctctctctctctctctctctctctctctctctctctgtctctctgtctctctctgtctctctctgtctctctctctctctctctctctctctctctctctctctctctctctctctctctctctctctctctctctctctctctctctctctctctctctctctctctctctctctcttttctgattcTCCTCTTTCAAGCCTGTTCTCATGCATATAATTTTTCCCACATGCACCATACTGTTTGTAGTGCCATGTGTGTGGTCTTGTATGGCATGTGATGCACCTGTCGGCACTGGGCTAATGTAGACAATTTGCTTCCATTGAAATGTAatcattgtcttttttgttatcaGGAACGACTCATCAAGAAATTAGGCCCCAAtgcctttccattcttctttgAGCTACCTCCACACTGCCCTGCCTCTGTCACATTACAACCAGCACCAGGAGACATGGGAAAACCCTGTGGTGTTGATTATGAACTGAAGGCTTATGTAGGAGACACAGTTGATGATAAACCTCATAAACGGTAAGAGTACTACTCACAGATAAAGAATAGATGTTGCCTCATTATTAATAAAGATCATGTGAgtaatttcattattgtaatgTTTTTCTCCTATATGATGAATTTTGGGTAAAGCTTGATATTTCTCCAACTTCAAGAAATTCAGTTCGACTGGCAATCAGGAAGGTCATGTACGCCCCTATAAAGCAAGGAGAACAGCCAAGTGTAGAGGTTAGCAAGGAGTTCATGATGTCCCCCAACAAGTTACACCTGGAGGCATCATTAGACAAAGAGGTGAGATAGTAATTCTGCTGTTTTTACCATATGgaaaaaattatatagatatcatatttgTGATACTATGTGAGctatgaaatgtaaacaaaatatagatagatgaggaTCTTAGTCAACACTGAAGTTTTTTGAGATACAATCATTTCCCTTTTAGAATTTTAttgcattatcaacaatattcctTCATATAGAAAGGGgtgtttatagatacacacaatttGACCATCCTTTCAGTTGTACTATCATGGAGAGACAGTTGCAGTGAATGTTCATATACAGAATAATTCCAATAAGAGTGTCAAGAAAATAAAGGTTTCAAGTAagtatcatttatctttttgaaTTGCAATGTATATCTTTGATTATTGCAAGTttctaataattaaatgatatgaaatatcaataaaaaaagatacaatGTAAACTGATCTATTTTTCTTTGAATTTCAACTTCAATATCTTAAATTGAAGTAAGATACATTCATTTTGGCAGAGATTTTATGTATGTGAAGGGTTTCCACTTGATGAAAAAATAAGTTTTGGTATTAGTGAAatttatgaaaaataatgaaatgtataATTATTTCAGCTTTGTATAATCAGTCTGTTCATAAAAAATTGTGGCTAGCAATCTCttaacttctatttttttttttttttataagttggAGACACATTATTGTATAATTTTAATAGTAGTGacatttcttctttccattttcagtTCGTCAGTTTGCAGATATCTGCTTATTTTCAACAGCACAGTATAAGTGTACAGTtgcagaaacagagagtgagtaagtattaaaagaaaaaaatgaattgcagtatttcacttattttataatttatttatttaacttttaGGACTCTATATCATGTTCTTCTTAttgaatattaaaaaagaaagaaaaaaaaaaaaagatttcggtAATTTATATGCTTTTGTTTTAATATCTGTATTTCTTATTTCACTTTATAAGAGAAGCCTTTCTCTACCTAAGGAGGCATATAGAGATGGCTAGATTGAAAGTGACTATTAAATTTAGTTTTTAATACTCAGGTATAGGGTATAgttatgtgcatgcacacacacacgcacatgtatatatatacatatatatatatatatatatatatatatatatatatatatatatatatatatatatatatatatatatatatacatatatatatatatacatatatatatatatatatatatatacatatatatatacatatatatatacatatatatatacatatatatatatacatatatatatacatatatatacatatatatatatacatatttatatatacatatttatatacatatatatagatatagatatagatatatacataaatatatatttatccatatatataaatacataaatatatacataaatatatacatataaatatacatgtatacatatgtgtatatatatataatatatacatatatatatgaatacatatatgaatacatatatgaatacatatatgtatacatatgtgtatatatatataatatatacatatatatatatatatatatatatatgtatatatatatatacaaacatacatatatacatatacatacatacatacatatgtatacatatatacatacatacatacatatatatacatatatacaaacatacatacatatatacatatatatatacatatatacatacatacatacaaatatacagagcgtgcgtgcgtgcatgcgtgtgtgtatgtgtgcgtgcgtgcgtgcgtgcgtgtgtgcgtgcgtgcgtgcgtgtctgtgtgtgcatgcgtgcgtgtctgcCTGCGTATgggccatatgtgtgtgtgcgccagtAAGCAGCAGGTACGCAGTGCCGCTATGCGTAAGGGCGTGTTGGAgtgcgcaggtgtgtgtgtgtgtgtgtgtatatatatatatatatatatatatatatatatatatattaaataatgtatatttatatgtat
The DNA window shown above is from Penaeus vannamei isolate JL-2024 chromosome 12, ASM4276789v1, whole genome shotgun sequence and carries:
- the krz gene encoding beta-arrestin-1 isoform X1 gives rise to the protein MEDNSKRQGTRVFKKSSPNGKITVYLGKRDFVDHITHVDPIDGVVLIDPEYLKDRKVFGHVLAAFRYGREDLDVLGLTFRKDLYLASEQIFPLDPNNKRPLTRLQERLIKKLGPNAFPFFFELPPHCPASVTLQPAPGDMGKPCGVDYELKAYVGDTVDDKPHKRNSVRLAIRKVMYAPIKQGEQPSVEVSKEFMMSPNKLHLEASLDKELYYHGETVAVNVHIQNNSNKSVKKIKVSIRQFADICLFSTAQYKCTVAETESEDGCPVGPGFTLSKVLHLTPLLRNNKDKRGLALDGQLKHEDTNLASSSIITDSSQKENLGIIVQYKVKVKLNLGPLVGDLVAELPFTLMHPKPEEEPEVNNKPALPPASSPTQDPNSAPAVDTNLIELDTDGTTCYADQDDDIIFEDFARLRLKGETEA
- the krz gene encoding beta-arrestin-1 isoform X3, translated to MEDNSKRQGTRVFKKSSPNGKITVYLGKRDFVDHITHVDPIDGVVLIDPEYLKDRKVFGHVLAAFRYGREDLDVLGLTFRKDLYLASEQIFPLDPNNKRPLTRLQERLIKKLGPNAFPFFFELPPHCPASVTLQPAPGDMGKPCGVDYELKAYVGDTVDDKPHKRNSVRLAIRKVMYAPIKQGEQPSVEVSKEFMMSPNKLHLEASLDKELYYHGETVAVNVHIQNNSNKSVKKIKVSIRQFADICLFSTAQYKCTVAETESEDGCPVGPGFTLSKVLHLTPLLRNNKDKRGLALDGQLKHEDTNLASSSMEGCPVGPGFSISKVFTLTPLLSNNRDKWGLALDGKLKDEDTNLASSTVITDSSQKENLGIIVQYKVKVKLNLGPLVGDLVAELPFTLMHPKPEEEPEVNNKPALPPASSPTQDPNSAPAVDTNLIELDTDGTTCYADQDDDIIFEDFARLRLKGETEA
- the krz gene encoding beta-arrestin-1 isoform X2, coding for MEDNSKRQGTRVFKKSSPNGKITVYLGKRDFVDHITHVDPIDGVVLIDPEYLKDRKVFGHVLAAFRYGREDLDVLGLTFRKDLYLASEQIFPLDPNNKRPLTRLQERLIKKLGPNAFPFFFELPPHCPASVTLQPAPGDMGKPCGVDYELKAYVGDTVDDKPHKRNSVRLAIRKVMYAPIKQGEQPSVEVSKEFMMSPNKLHLEASLDKELYYHGETVAVNVHIQNNSNKSVKKIKVSIRQFADICLFSTAQYKCTVAETESEEGCPVGPGFSISKVFTLTPLLSNNRDKWGLALDGKLKDEDTNLASSTVITDSSQKENLGIIVQYKVKVKLNLGPLVGDLVAELPFTLMHPKPEEEPEVNNKPALPPASSPTQDPNSAPAVDTNLIELDTDGTTCYADQDDDIIFEDFARLRLKGETEA